The stretch of DNA agataaaaattatagCAATGTCATTCCTTAAAACTTCACTCTCATTGTTATTAACATAATATCATAGAATCATGTTTTCCCTGTTTTTCTTCAACCTGAAAATGCAGATGGTTGGTTTGGTAATCGGTGTAGTCCCTCAATTTCGAAAAGTGTTAGTCGGCGACGGCGCGGCTCTCCGGGTGGTTCAAGACTCTGTAACAATGCTGGGGTAAGAATTCTAAGCCCCACAAAATAAatgaatgaattaaaaaataaataaacaaaggtactagatattattttaatgtaaggctgcgtttgttttcGAGAACAAGACAGTACAAGACACTGAGAACAGGACAAGATAAAACACTGATgtacagagacacaaaattttgtgttcttgtattttgtttggtgataaattagaacaaattatgaaaatctaatttattctttttttttttcattcaaaaaatttgagatgaaaaatataataataaaaaatataattataaaaaattaacaagaataataaaaaaaaatgaaaaataagttgtgtttcttgttagtgtctccgtgtccttcctgtcaggatggacacaaaatacactaattcagtgtctctgGACACATTGTCTCTGTCCATGTCTCCTTTGCTAAACATGATTTTGTGTCTTTGTGTTACTGTGTCCTGTTTCtataaacaaacgcagcctaaatgacaataattttttgatGTTAAAACCTATTGAATTGAAGTTCTAATCTAAGTTAAAATGATGATGGATGATTTTTCAGGGATGCACTCATTCCATCATTGACTTTGGTACTTGGTGCAAATCTTCTAAAGGGtataataattactaattaagCAATAATAACATGAATTTACTAAccaaaactttttgaaaaatgaataaaatgacATAAAAACTAAATGATCTTGGTTTCTTCTTTCAGGCTTAAAAGGACAAAGCATGAACCTTAAAATCATTGTTGGAATTGTTGTAGTGAAGGGTATTGCAGTTCCAGCAATAGGCATAGGCATCATCAAAGCCGCGACCCGATTCGGATTGATCAACCCGGATCCGTTGTATCAGTTTGTTTTGCTTCTTCAGTATGCTGTTCCACCTGCTGTAGCCATAAGTAAGCTCTTAAGAACTTGTAATCTTCTTAAAATGTATCATAGATTTTGAGTTTCCAACAATACACACACTTCTAAGTTCACATATGAAACACTCATGATTTCTTATCATACAAGTAacatttgttatatatatatatatatatataacatttttatgtatatatccTCTGTAGaccttttattttgatttaattagtttcaccaaattttcaattagattcctataatttttttttcaattggatctctacactatttttaattttataattaagtaatttctagtataaaaaatgttagagtTAACTTCATAAATTGAAGGTATTCataattaaaacatatttaaaTCATTAACCGCATatattttgagagaaatattcggttaattttaacatttttttatataaaaaataacttaattgtaaaattaaaagtaatatagGGATCCAATTGATAAAAACAAGTACaaagacttaattaaaattttaataaaattatagaaaccaACAGAATAATTGAACTTTTTATTTTCAGTATCAAAAGTgactgataaaaaataaaaaaaaagataaaaaaattgtcttttatactataaaagaaaaatatagcaCAGAGACATATACAAAAACGGAtacaaatatcattttttaaacGATTCTTAACATTGAAAAGAATCACCGATTTACAGTTGCTTTTACATTATGGTTTGATCCTTTCATATTATTAACATAACAGTTAATTTTACAGGTTTCTAGTAAATCTAAGTTATCCAGAATTTTTGTTTCTTAGTTTGACAGATACTATGTATGTTTTTATGTGTGGCAGGCACAGTTACTCAATTATTTGGAGCTGGTGAGGGTGAATGCTCAGTAATAATGCTAGCAGCTTATGCTTGTGCCACAGTTTTCCTTACTCTTTGGTGCACATTTTTTATGTGGCTTGTACtctaaattcttttttatttttctatttcaacATTTTTCTTTACAATAGACATTAGAAAGATAATTATTAGAAGAGTAGTATATCACTTTTTTATGTAACAAATCCATATTAGAAATCATGTTATTATtggatgaaataaaaaaaagtagtttGCTCAAAAGTCTACATAACCATAAAAAAGAGCTATGTAATTTTAACAACTTGATTCTAACAATAATAAACAAGTAAATTTTGAATGTAAAAAAATGATTGGactttatacttttttatttgtttatttaatatcTAGAATTTTGTCTGAATTGACTCGGATACGATTCGAATCGAACAACTAACTATAATAGATGAATCtctcaacaaaaataaatatatttatagccTTAAAATCAGAATCTTATTTAAGCAACTCCAAATTATTTACCACTCAAACCAACTTCTCTTTAATCTTTTACGTTTACATTGAACATAAccaatattacaaaaaaaaatgctaaagaattatcaaaatttattatttttaattatcagtTAACCATCGATCTTATTTAAGGTACTTCAAATTAGTCTTCTACTTTTACACTGAAACAATATTACAATTTACAATATATACAAAACAAcaccaaatatatatatgaacCCTTCTTTTGAATAATATTATCACATAGATTATGaagtatataatattatatggaCATGCTTCTTGCCCCATTTGTCAGTTTACTTGTGACTCCTAAAACAATataattgttaatttgttataattaattaaccaCCACcttatatttagttatttacatacaaacacagattaaaatagctactaattagttattatataaaaatacgtATTTgatgtttataaatttttttacacaattatactatatatacacaaaaaaaaatagttattaaattaatcattcatataaaatataagttaaaatataaaatacatattaaaaataaattaaatatcacatatattaataaataaatatatcgtAATTAATTTAGtggttaattttttatgtgctaagactttgaaattttaaaaattaaataataaattatttgtaaattattatatttaattataattttattttcaaaaaaatatttttgatttttttcaaagaaaaattgacaagattTTCGGTTAAAggcttctatttattattatatatataaaattcgtcacaatatttttaggaaaagtttAGGGGGTCAgcaattttgttgaattttggccagcatttAACCAGTAGAGAAATgtgagtcattggatgaaatttcacaccaatctcacaccatcaaatcatcattgatggctagttgatgactaacaatcacaaaaattgttgGCCCCCTAACATTgctcatatttttattatgcaGCGAAAGCGTGGTGGGCCCATAACCCACAGATCCAGAATCGAAACCTGACTCTGATAGCATGAATCATTaacacataaaattttaaaattttttattatacatttaATTATTCAGCCATGacagatttaattttttatattatgatatttttattattttatttgttaaaaattgtttggaaaaatatatatttgtttgaaaaaatatataatcactattttttagtgtttgcgagtcattttttatttttacttttttgtcCAATGAAAACCTACATTCTCCTTCAGAATTTATATAcctatttatgaaaaataatgaattgaatattgagaataattatttttatatttattcaagatataattaatatttcatattttcaatttattttttgggGGGTTTATATAGTTTCTCATGATAACAAAATAAGTTTAATTGATTAGTTCTCCAAAGTATAAGCAGATAGATTAACATATACACAACAGTAAAGAACAAGGTATGTTGCTTCACAAGCTATTCCATGCCAAGAATCATTCCTTCCTTAGCTTCAACTCCAAAAGTGAAGATTCAATCTCCCACTTCTTTATTTTCCCCACAAACCTTGATCTCTTCGATGTTTgaatttatcaataatattGCATACTTGATTGccaacatcatcatcataagGAACAACATGAGTTTCTTAGGAGGAATGAGATTTAAAGGTCATTCATCTATCTCTTTTAATTTCctttcatttattttactttctttaatttgttttgtaTGACAATACATGACACCTTGAAAATTTTATACATACAAGTATATAATCTAAATCAGTGATAGATATTAaatggtttaattattctgtaaatctttataattttatcaaatttataattagaatttatattttttttcaattaggtctctacactgttttaattttgtaattaaatttttttcatataaaaaatattaaaattaacagaatatttttttcaaaaaatatacgATCAAAGATCTAATTAACTTAGgttcttaattataaatatctttaatttatgaaaaatattcaattaattaactctaaatttttttatattagaaagaatctaataacaaaattaaaaacagtgtAAGAaccaaattgaaataaaaaaaataaaaaatctaattaaaaatttaataaaattataaagactaacataataattaaaccatattaaattatgaaaatactAATCAATTTACAAACCATGCAACAgatatatatcataaataatggttttttgtattatattatacactaaataataaatattagtgCTTTTCAGAGTTGTCAACAAGCCAGATATTGAGTTTGATAACAGATAGATTCTATGACCAAAAATTCTAATAATGAAGCTTAATCCTAAAATATAATGCATGTACTATagttttgaaataataatacacattaatttctttccattgTGTTGTTTTCCCAGAAaagttttccctttttttacataTTACCTATATATTtggttagtttaattttgtaaACTCGTATATcatatactaattaattaaatctgTACGCTTTCTTAgcttatattattattctaaacattttattttgttttttcagCACTATCAACGCGGCCTTACCCGGTAAACACTATGATGTTCCTCCCCAGGACCTTGTAAAGGTTAGTTCTTAGGCCATTTGTATtaggagaaaaaaaaactatattaaaattaattaatatatatttgtatataaatatatattatagtaAAATGAAAAAGTACAGTGACACGTTAATTAGTATTAACTTTGTAATATTAATGTTGCGTACAAAGAAAAGGATGatccttttattttgaatttcttgaatgAAACCTTCCTTAACTTTCACTTAGCTTTCACCgatttaaaaagaaattacttttaaaatttaattttgatgcactgttaatgtaaaaatttttatacattcatttaattacataatattatattaataaaaataaggtaAAAATTTAGGCAAAGTTGACTTTACGTaaagttgatatctgagagctgttagatgatttgactaaattttcattcaacgactctcaaatatcaacttcatgtgaaatcgacttcacctgaattttgacctaaaaataattattttttacattgacAGTGTGAATAATTGTTCAAAAACTAGTGATTATAAAACGTTTTATAATGTcagtgcattaaaattaaattcattaagGAATAATAGAAATTATgaaactgtttttttttttcaggatTTGTTCGAGAGTTGGAATGCAAAAGcaaatgaaaaagaaaggaaggaagttTTGAGTTCATTCATGAAAAAGAATGTAAAGATAAACAAAGTAGATGAGTCAATGATAATAACAGCAATAGTAGCACCACCAGCAGCCATGGTTGTGAAGAGAACAGGACAAACATTGCCACAACTAAAACTCATGAAATCAGTGCCTGATGTTGTTTTTGTTCCATCATTCACCGTTGTGGCACTCATTGCTGTCAAGATCGCAAGAATGTTGTTCATGAAAAAGACaataccaccaccaccaccaaaggAAGAACAACCTCAAGAggaacaaataataataaaaataaacatgcaaCTGGCTATTATTGTGAAGAGTGTCGAATTGTGCATCACTGAGTTATTTTCACATTTGAATGTGTTCTTGGTGTTATGATTTCATGTTATGAAAGGATGAGTTACAAATGGAAGAGGGTTGTGATTATTTTTATCaagtaaaattatcttttatgtAATTAAGTGCATATGCTTAGGTAAATGTAATActatatttctttttctaagtcaggaattttatttattggaaTAAAATGTAAAAGTTTGATCTAAATGggacaacaacaaagaaaatgGTATATCACCATatgaattaatattaatatctaaaagataataaaatacatGTTCATAGTGAAAGTTTAGAGACTGCATCGCCCCACTCAAGCCATAGATCTTCTatcagtaatattttttttaagagaaagtatagggagccaatgacCTAAGCgtacaatatgtacaatgaaggtttagaaagtattagagatatgattattagtgttacattgtcctATCAGGTTatgcttttgggatgagtagtTTCaggacatggtattagagttccAGATCTGAAAGATCAAGAGTTCGAATAgacttaatttatttaaaaaaattgaatacttccatttcttcattctttattttaaaaaagctATTCCACATTCATATTTAGTACTCACATTTTTTCACAATAATGCACAACACACATATTTTTCATGTCAAAAAAATGAACCTCTTTTCGCTGCCAAAGTAATTTCAGCGCTCGTCACCATTTTGTCCTCAAAGATCCTTTGATTTCTCGtattccagttttttttagAGAGTAGTAGTAAAGaggtttttcttttatttttcaaccgAGTCATTTGttttttcatcattttcaaaaatttgagtgatCGCCACGTAATGTGGACTTCAATTTTATTCCAGATTTGTTGGGATTCCATTTTCTTCGTCTGCTGTAATACTATATTCTATGTTATttaatgtaaaaataatttttatcatttttattacttatatattattatctttattCAGAATCAAATATGTGTGTAATACATTGCTACTGAAAATATAGATGTTTTTCAtttatatgaaataaaaattcttaaaattaatattaaataaacatgacttttttattattagaaagagataagtttaaaattagacggtctaattttaatattataaactttttatttttttattttgtgaaaacTAAAATTGGAGGATCGGtccaattttaattaaaaaattcaaaaaacgtAAATTATCAGAAGGTttacttttttatcttttaaaaaattaagtaacACAAATAGCTATGTCCGATTTATGCTAGGACCATTTTCCTAGTGAGAAATCAGTGCCtccaattttagaattttagagTGGGATAAAGCATCTCTAATCACCATGTTGAGGTGATACATTCCAAGCACCACTATCCTAAATAAAATTTTCGGCTTTTAAAATGATATATGTAATAAAaaaccaataaataaataaatccattcacttatttataaattattcttttacaCATTCTCACTgctaattttcttttctatatatCATTTATTATCATCAACCATCCACCATAGTTGTCGACTACTATCGCGTTAGCCatagtaaattttaaatcataaattataaactctaaattataaattttaaataataaaccaTAAATTCTCtaaatccaaaatttaaattttaaatcattaatCTTAAATTATACACCATAAATCAATTttgtcatattttatttttaaatattctttttacttaaattttgtatttttattttttaattttaaatttttgttatattcatttattttcaattatttactaatttttaaattaattgactaaattaatatttgtaatGACTCcctcaaatcttttcaaaatcaaaatatccATAAACTTGTGCATAGGTTTAAGATTTCCCGGTGACAGCACATGTTTCTGTTTTCAACAGTAAACTAACTATAAAGGGCGCGAGCCACCCTCTGTAACCGTAACACGCAAAACGATGTCAAAACAGCAACGGTTCCTTTGGACCGCCGCCGAAAGAAAATGCCTTTACATTCTCCAACGGAACACTACCACCTTCTCCACACTCCTCCAAATCCACGCTTTCATTCTCCGACATTCCCTCCACCACAACCTCAACCTCCTCGCCAAGTTTATCACCACCTGCTCCTCCCTCGCCGCTGCCACCGCCTCCCTTTCCCGCCGCCATGCCATAGTCCACCTCGCTCGCCGTTTCTTCGACCACACACCCCACAACCGCGACGAGTTCCTATTCAACACAATGATCAATACCCACTTTGCAATTCGCCAACTTGTTGAGCCTTTCGCTCTCTATAGGGACTTTGCTAGAACCAGAGGTCTTGGATTTGAACCCGGTGGATATACCTTCACCGCAATGGTGAAGGGTTGCACGGCGTGTTCGGCGAAGAAGGAGGGGGTACAGGTTCATGGGGTTGTTGCGAAGAATGGATTTTTCTTGGACTTGTATGTTTCTACTGCGTTGGTTGATATGTATGTGAAATTTGGGGTTTTAGGATGTGCTAGgaaggtgtttgatgaaatgtctgAGAGGAGTGTGGTTTCGTGGACTGCAGTTATTGCTGGATATGTGAAGTGTGGGGATATGAGTGAGGCTAGGAAGCTTTTTTATGAGATGCCTGAGAAAGATTCTGCAGCTGTTAATGTGATGATTGATGGGTATGTGAAGTTGGGCTGTATGGATTTGGCTAAGGATTTGTTTGAAAAGATGGGTGATAAGAATGTGATTTCTTGGACTAGTATGATTTCTGGTTATTGCCATAATGGTGATGTTGAGTCAGCTAGATTGATGTTTGATCTCATGCCGGATAAGAATTTGTTCACTTGGAACGCGATGATTGGGGGGTATTGCTGGAACAAGCGTCCTCATGAGGCATTGAGGTTGTTTCATGAGATGCAGTCGAGTGCAGTGGTGGAACCGAATGAAGTGACACTGGTAAGCATTCTTCCTGCTATTGCTGATTTGGGTGCTTTGGATTTGGGTGGCTGGGTTCATAAGTTTGCCCAAAGGAGGAATCTTGATAGATATACTAATGTCCGCACTGCCCTCATCGATATGTATGCAAAATGCGGTGAGATCACAAAGGCAAAATTGCTTTTCATGGAGATGCCTGAGAAGGAAACATCTTCCTGGAATGCTTTGATTAATGGTTTTGCAGTTAATGGATGTGCAAAGGAAGCATTGGAGGCATTTGCAATGATGATGCACGAAGGTTTTGAACCAAACAAGATAACTATGATCGGCGTGTTATCTGCTTGCAGCCATTGTGGTTTGGTGGAGGATGGAAGAAAATGGTTCAAAGCAATGGAGAAATTCGGACTCACACCTCAGATTGAGCATTACGGTTGTATGGTTGATCTTCTAGGGAGGGCCGGATGCTTGGACGAGGCTGAGAAATTGATTTGTACCATGCCTTACGATGCAAATGAGATAATATTGAGTTCTTTCCTGTTTGCTTGTGGTTACTTTAACGATGTTACAAGGGCTGAGAGAGTGCTACAAGAGGCGGTGAAGTCGGGGAAGTGGTGTGTTGGAGACTATGTGATGATGAGAAATTTGTATGCAACAGAGCAAAGGTGGAGAGATGTGGAGGATGTTAAACAAAGGATGAAGAAGGGAGGATCATACAAAGAGGTTGCCTGCAGTGTCATTGAAGTTGATGGTGGCTTTAGAGAGTTTATAGCTGGTAATAATTATTTGCATTCACATGTAGAAGATATTCAGTTAACCTTGGTGCAATTATGGGGACACATGAAAACTGAAATGACCTATTGAAATTTGAGATATGCTTTAGAGAACTAAAAGGAGGGGAGGTGAAAATGGAAGTAAAGAATTGAAACTGTGACAGGACAAATAGTCGATTAAGTTGAGAACTGTAGCTCCTAATTTAACCACGTTAAAGATTTGAAGAAAGCACAAGCACACATGAAATTTAATTGGAATATTATTTCTAAAGCTTGAGCTATTAACAACTATGTTATGTCCTGCCAAGTCTTTTTAAGTGACCACTGGCCAGATATGACCATTCCGATGGTAGAGTTGtgacaaaatttttttggtgactagagAGTTGTGACAAATGAATGGTGTCAAGTATTTTCTGCAAGGAATTATTTGGCTATGTTGAAAATTATGTTAATAGACAGATTCTTTTGGGGTGAAGACGAGGACAGCTACTATAAGAGTATAGCGAATTCAATTTGATATCtttgtataaagaaaaatattttgtccACTTACTCTGTCTTCTGTCCTTATGTGCTGAGTTGATGCATATCTCTTTACTATTGGATAAGATGTAATCTTCATCTTATGCAAATCTCATATTTTGTCTAATAAGAAAGAGATACATATTCACTGAATGTTACAAAAagctaaaaataatatataaaataacagTTTAGAAAAATTATGATAATATTTTGCCTCGTTTTGGATTCTGCAAATTTAGAGGAAATTTTAGATATCTAAATGCAAGATACTAACCATCATCAAAAGGAATGAGAGTTTGAATCTTCTGAAGTATATAAACCTGAACAGTGCAAGTTTGATATGTGATAGTCCACTCTTTCGGTTTTATCACAATACTTCGGTAAATTTTATGGCCCACCGTGTCTATTAAATGTCATTGTCACTGCTTAAATAGTAAACCATACTTCATTGGGAGAATTACTAACAGCAGCAATGCAACATTGGAAGTTCAAACCAGGTGACATGGTCTCAACTCAAACAATATAAAGACATGCAATGATATAATAAATGACATGATGAATGCATAGAAGCATAGNNNNNNNNNNNNNNNNNNNNNNNNNNNNNNNNNNNNNNNNNNNNNNNNNNNNNNNNNNNNNNNNNNNNNNNNNNNNNNNNNNNNNNNNNNNNNNNNNACTCGCATATGATGAGTCATGCACCTCATCCCTTGAAAAAGAATTCtccaataaattaaaataaaagcttCCTATCAAGAATATGGTAAGCTACACAAGTAATCATCCTGAAACCATTTCTTGAATTATGAAAAAGCATGTATAAACAAGAAGCAGAATTTACACTGGAAGATTTCAGTCTTTTGTGcaaaattttttgagaaattccCAGTTCCTCTATCTGCATTGCAAAATAATAACATTTTTGCAGATTCAGCTCAACCGAACTATCTCCGGCTCCTGCTCTTTGAGCCGGATTTCTTCTGCTTTCTCCTTTTGTTCCTAGGGGAACTTGACTTTGACGTAGAACATGCTTTCAAAGCAGATTTCCCATTATTTACAGTATTCCCAGTGGCTGAGTCAGGTTCTGAAACCTGAGCCagggaagtggatttctgttcCTCATCTTGTCCCTTGGTTTTCCCCCCAAGCCGCTTTCTAGCGATTACAAGATCATACAACTTTTCATTAGCTGCCCGATCTTGTATGAGAACTTCGTCATCGCCCTACATTCAAGAAAACAAGTTACTATTATAGTTCTTGTTAACtcacaatttcaaaatataattaacgTCAGAGTATGGTGTTACAGAGATTACCATAACAAACATTCCAATATATAGCACAGCAGGTACATTGCAGGTCAAGAATATTCACATGTAAACATTATACTAAATGCGAGCatttaaataatgataataatctTACAAACCATAACCAAGGAAATCCATTTGgggaaaaacaataaaaaaaaaagagaaggttcTATGCTTCAATATTCCATTATAAACTGGATAACAAGCTGAGAACAATGTTAAACTCGATGATAAAATTTATATGACATCTCAATTATTGTTAACTTCCTTCATGATGGTGGTATAACAGATCAGAGAACATCGTTATAAGTTTTTAACGTTAGCCAATGCAATTGTTCACTAACATTTCACACGTTCACGACCAACATAAACTAAAATTTCATACGAAAATAAAAACTCACACTTTCCTGCAGACCCTCAACATGAGGCTGATTGGTTGTTTCGATAAATGGAGTTATCCCTTCACGAGTTGATGTATTTCCAGGCATAAGTACATCTTCCACGTGTAACTCAGATTTAATCTGAGAAGAACCATGAACAACACCAACTGGGAATATGTTTTCACTACCAGCAAAAGAAGCAACTTTACGATCCAAACTTTTAAGTCCATCAGAGGGCCCAAC from Arachis duranensis cultivar V14167 chromosome 4, aradu.V14167.gnm2.J7QH, whole genome shotgun sequence encodes:
- the LOC107486119 gene encoding uncharacterized protein LOC107486119; the encoded protein is MHVLYTINAALPGKHYDVPPQDLVKDLFESWNAKANEKERKEVLSSFMKKNVKINKVDESMIITAIVAPPAAMVVKRTGQTLPQLKLMKSVPDVVFVPSFTVVALIAVKIARMLFMKKTIPPPPPKEEQPQEEQIIIKINMQLAIIVKSVELCITELFSHLNVFLVL
- the LOC107486148 gene encoding pentatricopeptide repeat-containing protein At2g44880 codes for the protein MSKQQRFLWTAAERKCLYILQRNTTTFSTLLQIHAFILRHSLHHNLNLLAKFITTCSSLAAATASLSRRHAIVHLARRFFDHTPHNRDEFLFNTMINTHFAIRQLVEPFALYRDFARTRGLGFEPGGYTFTAMVKGCTACSAKKEGVQVHGVVAKNGFFLDLYVSTALVDMYVKFGVLGCARKVFDEMSERSVVSWTAVIAGYVKCGDMSEARKLFYEMPEKDSAAVNVMIDGYVKLGCMDLAKDLFEKMGDKNVISWTSMISGYCHNGDVESARLMFDLMPDKNLFTWNAMIGGYCWNKRPHEALRLFHEMQSSAVVEPNEVTLVSILPAIADLGALDLGGWVHKFAQRRNLDRYTNVRTALIDMYAKCGEITKAKLLFMEMPEKETSSWNALINGFAVNGCAKEALEAFAMMMHEGFEPNKITMIGVLSACSHCGLVEDGRKWFKAMEKFGLTPQIEHYGCMVDLLGRAGCLDEAEKLICTMPYDANEIILSSFLFACGYFNDVTRAERVLQEAVKSGKWCVGDYVMMRNLYATEQRWRDVEDVKQRMKKGGSYKEVACSVIEVDGGFREFIAGNNYLHSHVEDIQLTLVQLWGHMKTEMTY